The Enterobacter asburiae genomic sequence TCTGCACGCAGGCGCCACTGGCCGCGGCCGTCGTAACCGCCCACGCGGCGCTTCACGATTGCCAGCTCGCCCAGCATCGCGAAAACGTCATTCCACTCGCTTTTATCGGACAGGAGCTGCCACGGCGCGGTCGGCAGACCGAGCTTGTCGAACAGCTGCTTTTGCGTCAGACGGTCGGCGATGATCGGGAACACGTCGCGGTTAACGAAGGCGTTATGACGCGCCAGCTCGCGGGTCAGAGCCGTTTCCGGCCAGCGTTCGATCTCGGCGGTGATCACGCTCTGGTGGAACGGTACGGCTTCCGGTTCGGCGTCCAGCCCGACGGGCCAGACGGTAATACCCAGCGGCTCACCGGCCTGACGCAGCATGCGGCCTAGCTGGCCGTTACCGAGGACGCAAACCTGCTTCATGCCGCACCCCGCGGGTCCGGATTGTCCAGCACCTCGTCGGTCTGGGCTTTACGCCACTCCGCCAGACGCTGGTGTAATGCTTTATCGTGCGTCGCAAGAATTTGCGCCGCCAGCAGGGCGGCATTCGCAGCACCCGCTTTACCAATCGCCAGCGTGCCGACAGGAATACCGCGCGGCATCTGGACGATGGAGTAGAGGCTATCCACACCGCTTAACGCGGCGCTTTGGACCGGAACGCCCAGTACCGGCACCAGGGTTTTGGCGGCAATCATGCCTGGCAGATGTGCTGCGCCGCCCGCACCGGCAATGATCACCTCATAACCGTTCTCTTCGGCGCTTTCGGCGAAGCTGAACAGTTTGTCCGGTGTACGGTGCGCGGAGACCACTTCAACGTGGTGCGGAACATTCAGGATTTCAAAGATTTCGGCGGCGAACTGCATGGTAGCCCAGTCGCTTTTGGACCCCATCACGATGGCGACACGCGCCGGATTATTGCGGGAAGACATGCGTCTTAAAACTCCTGTGGTGCGAAACACACTGCTTTCGAGGGCACAGAGAATAGCATGTTATACGGGCAAGGAAAACGGTTGCGCGGTTAAAAGGCGAGCAGTTATGGCGAGAAAGAGATAACAAAAAAGACCGCACGATGGCGGTCTTTTATGTGATGTTACTGAAGATCCCCTGCGGACAGGTTCTCGTTGTCAAACGCGCGGCTGACATCGATATGATTCACCATGCTGGTGTCGGCATTCGAGCCTGATTTTGGCACGGAGAAGCGATTCTCC encodes the following:
- the purE gene encoding 5-(carboxyamino)imidazole ribonucleotide mutase is translated as MSSRNNPARVAIVMGSKSDWATMQFAAEIFEILNVPHHVEVVSAHRTPDKLFSFAESAEENGYEVIIAGAGGAAHLPGMIAAKTLVPVLGVPVQSAALSGVDSLYSIVQMPRGIPVGTLAIGKAGAANAALLAAQILATHDKALHQRLAEWRKAQTDEVLDNPDPRGAA